One stretch of Passer domesticus isolate bPasDom1 chromosome 2, bPasDom1.hap1, whole genome shotgun sequence DNA includes these proteins:
- the LOC135294553 gene encoding taste receptor type 2 member 40-like, protein MVTSFAVLCLSIAIIESLAGILGNGIILAASLSSCIGSKIWPPYDMVMISLSSSKFILPSWNTLDSLMSLFYEPFIHEENMFVVTKTISTFLSYSSLWFGAWLSVFYCVKVASFTQSFFIWLKLRIARLVPWLLLTSWLFSFTAAIPFAWDVYSVHENITAPSSMTNSSARRTTGDDSFTLLIYLWNASTALPLILSVVSSVLLIRSLLIHTRWMQSNASGFRDPSLEAHRKGFKSVCSFFFFYITYFICLLLLYSRVFSPLSDKESMCIVILSACPTGYTMVLIWSNPKFRELPARIWHHTKCPFSTISV, encoded by the coding sequence ATGGTGACATCTTTTGCTGTCCTTTGTCTATCAATTGCTATAATTGAATCCCTGGCAGGAATTCTAGGAAATGGAATTATCTTGGCTGCCAGTTTATCAAGCTGCATTGGGAGCAAAATATGGCCCCCATACGACATGGTCATGATCTCACTGAGTTCATCTAAATTCATTTTGCCGTCATGGAATACACTGGATTCCTTAATGAGTCTATTTTATGAGCCCTTCATTCACGAAGAAAACATGTTTGTAGTTACCAAGACAATTTCTACATTTCTGAGCTACTCCAGCCTCTGGTTTGGAGCCTGGCTTAGTGTCTTCTATTGTGTTAAAGTTGCCAGTTTTACACAGTCTTTCTTCATCTGGCTGAAGCTAAGAATTGCCAGGCTGGTGCCCTGGTTGCTGCTCACATCATGGCTCTTCTCCTTCACAGCTGCAATTCCCTTTGCCTGGGATGTCTACAGTGTGCATGAGAACATCACTGCTCCTTCATCCATGACAAACTCTTCAGCAAGGAGAACCACAGGGGATGACAGTTTCACTTTATTGATTTATCTCTGGAATGCAAGTACAGCTTTGCCTTTAATACTGTCTGTTGTTTCCAGTGTTCTGCTGATTCGGTCTCTGTTGATACACACCAGATGGATGCAAAGTAATGCAAGTGGCTTCAGGGATCCCAGCTTAGAGGCCCATAGGAAAGGCTTCAAGTCAGTctgttccttctttttcttctatattacatattttatttgtttgcttctCCTCTACTCCAGAGTCTTTTCACCTTTAAGTGATAAGGAATCCATGTGTATAGTTATATTGTCTGCCTGTCCTACAGGATACACAA